ATGCTTATCTGATAGAAAACGGTAAAGATTCTATTTTAATAGACCCCGGTTCCAAAATCACTTATTTTGAAAAGCGCAATAAAATTAGCCAAAAGAATAAGATTAAAAGTGGAAGCGGTTAAACATCCTTATTTAAACGGCAAACAAGTTACGCTAAGCATAGGCGTCGACATATTAAATAAAGACGAACATTTTGAAGTCGCGCTAAAACGGGCGGATACCAAACTCTATTTTGCAAAAAAAACCAGAAAAAATAAAATTTACACAG
The Candidatus Acidulodesulfobacterium ferriphilum genome window above contains:
- a CDS encoding diguanylate cyclase codes for the protein MLKSAIKLAKRIRLKVEAVKHPYLNGKQVTLSIGVDILNKDEHFEVALKRADTKLYFAKKTRKNKIYTEL